The following are encoded together in the Zingiber officinale cultivar Zhangliang chromosome 8A, Zo_v1.1, whole genome shotgun sequence genome:
- the LOC122009636 gene encoding uncharacterized protein LOC122009636 isoform X1 — protein sequence MMNDEEERMGEMMNDEEEGMGENDPHNNEKKLMDEACQQILRFYRTSGIPFYCAKNPEFVKIFELVEKCGSKFVPPSYHELKKFSLKKEMKNTIDRLEYKYNWKKTGCSIICDEWTDTKGRFYCDFLLNNPEGTIFLKSINTSEFSETNEKVFNALNEIVEVVGEEYVIQVITRNTTNYKDAVEMLIEKRKKIFWSPCVVQLLDGILEDFENNLSYHWITIGKGKKISTFICSRTRVILMLRDFTKGKHWSIPTITPLATAYLTLLYLIDMKDALIAMFSSEQWKSNELAKTREGEEIQQIVQDYGFWHEIVYCMIFALPIIELLLKIYSDEQPTMGFIYKEMNSAKESLQSWNNIKGYEVIWKIIKQRWNPLLHPQYIASHFLNPQLIYDSTYQFHSKSNEGSFAWLAKLIIDYDDDLSMTAENLKKIEHQIVDFSISKGLFGSKAAILMRNTKDPAKWWDSYGKHCPELQRMAIHLLSLTCSSCGSGQTWSAYEQVHPKKSRLLCREKLSDLFCVIQNFKSSIQRFRTKKVESINPEVLSSDKESITSKFAK from the exons ATGATGAATGATGAAGAGGAGAGAATGGGAGAAATGATGAATGATGAAGAAGAGGGAATGGGAGAAAATGATCCACATAACAATGAAAAGAAATTGATGGACGAAGCTTGTCAACAGATTCTTAGATTTTATCGCACAAGTGGTATTCCCTTTTATTGTGCAAAAAATCCAgaatttgtaaaaatatttgaatTGGTTGAAAAATGTGGTTCGAAATTTGTACCTCCTTCCTACCATGAGCTtaaaaagttttctctaaaaaagGAAATGAAGAATACAATTGATAGGCTTGAGTACAAATATAATTGGAAGAAGACAGGTTGCTCAATAATATGTGATGAATGGACAGACACAAAGGGAagattttattgtgattttttgcTGAATAATCCAGAAGGAACTATTTTTTTGAAATCTATCAATACATCTGAATTTTCTGAAACAAATGAAAAAGTTTTTAATGCACTGAATGAAATAGTTGAAGTGGTTGGAGAGGAGTATGTTATTCAAGTGATAACTAGGAATACTACAAATTATAAGGATGCCGTGGAGATGTtgatagaaaaaagaaaaaagatttTTTGGAGTCCTTGTGTCGTCCAATTGTTAGATGGAATTCTAGAAGACTTTGAAAATAACTTGTCATATCATTGGATAACTATTGGTAAAGGTAAAAAGATTAGTACATTTATTTGTTCAAGAACCAGAGTAATTTTGATGTTAAGAGATTTCACTAAAGGCAAGCATTGGAGCATACCAACTATTACTCCATTGGCTACTGCATATTTGACTTTGTTATATCTTATTGATATGAAAGACGCACTTATTGCAATGTTTTCATCGGAGCAATGGAAGTCAAATGAATTGGCAAAGacaagagagggagaagaaatacAACAAATAGTTCAGGATTATGGATTTTGGCATGAAATAGTCTATTGTATGATCTTTGCTCTTCCTATCATTGAACTACTTCTGAAGATATATTCCGATGAGCAACCAACCATGGGATTCATTTATAAAGAGATGAATAGTGCAAAAGAGAGTCTTCAATCATGGAATAATATAAAAGG GTATgaggttatttggaaaataattaAACAAAGATGGAATCCACTACTTCACCCACAGTATATAGCAAGTCATTTTTTGAACCCTCAATTGATCTACGATTCCACTTACCAGTTTCATTCTAAATCTAATGAGGGATCTTTTGCTTGGTTAgcaaaattaataattgattacgATGATGATCTAAGCATGACCGCAGAAAATCTGAAAAAGATAGAGCATCAAATCGTTGATTTTTCAATCTCTAAGGGATTATTTGGAAGTAAGGCTGCAATTCTGATGAGAAATACAAAAGATCCAGCTAAGTGGTGGGATTCATATGGAAAGCATTGTCCTGAGCTGCAAAGGATGGCGATTCACCTATTAAGTTTGACTTGTAGTTCTTGTGGAAGTGGACAAACTTGGAGCGCATATGAGCAG gtcCACCCAAAGAAAAGTAGGCTCTTGTGTCGAGAGAAGCTGAGTGATTTGTTCTGTGTCATTCAGAATTTTAAATCAAGCATTCAACGATTTAGAACAAAAAAAGTTGAGAGCATTAATCCTGAAGTGTTGTCCTCagataaggaatcgataacaagTAAGTTTGCGAAGTAA
- the LOC122009636 gene encoding uncharacterized protein LOC122009636 isoform X2 — protein MFSSEQWKSNELAKTREGEEIQQIVQDYGFWHEIVYCMIFALPIIELLLKIYSDEQPTMGFIYKEMNSAKESLQSWNNIKGYEVIWKIIKQRWNPLLHPQYIASHFLNPQLIYDSTYQFHSKSNEGSFAWLAKLIIDYDDDLSMTAENLKKIEHQIVDFSISKGLFGSKAAILMRNTKDPAKWWDSYGKHCPELQRMAIHLLSLTCSSCGSGQTWSAYEQVHPKKSRLLCREKLSDLFCVIQNFKSSIQRFRTKKVESINPEVLSSDKESITSKFAK, from the exons ATGTTTTCATCGGAGCAATGGAAGTCAAATGAATTGGCAAAGacaagagagggagaagaaatacAACAAATAGTTCAGGATTATGGATTTTGGCATGAAATAGTCTATTGTATGATCTTTGCTCTTCCTATCATTGAACTACTTCTGAAGATATATTCCGATGAGCAACCAACCATGGGATTCATTTATAAAGAGATGAATAGTGCAAAAGAGAGTCTTCAATCATGGAATAATATAAAAGG GTATgaggttatttggaaaataattaAACAAAGATGGAATCCACTACTTCACCCACAGTATATAGCAAGTCATTTTTTGAACCCTCAATTGATCTACGATTCCACTTACCAGTTTCATTCTAAATCTAATGAGGGATCTTTTGCTTGGTTAgcaaaattaataattgattacgATGATGATCTAAGCATGACCGCAGAAAATCTGAAAAAGATAGAGCATCAAATCGTTGATTTTTCAATCTCTAAGGGATTATTTGGAAGTAAGGCTGCAATTCTGATGAGAAATACAAAAGATCCAGCTAAGTGGTGGGATTCATATGGAAAGCATTGTCCTGAGCTGCAAAGGATGGCGATTCACCTATTAAGTTTGACTTGTAGTTCTTGTGGAAGTGGACAAACTTGGAGCGCATATGAGCAG gtcCACCCAAAGAAAAGTAGGCTCTTGTGTCGAGAGAAGCTGAGTGATTTGTTCTGTGTCATTCAGAATTTTAAATCAAGCATTCAACGATTTAGAACAAAAAAAGTTGAGAGCATTAATCCTGAAGTGTTGTCCTCagataaggaatcgataacaagTAAGTTTGCGAAGTAA